The DNA segment AATTTGACCTCCACCATCTGGCGGTAGGTGTGCGCATCTTCCCACGCCTCCTGGTGCGCCGCCGGCAGCAGATTCCAGACAAAGCGATCCTTGAGCAGCGCGTTAAGAATCGGGCTGATGTAAGGACGCCAGTAGCGCGAAACTTTGCCAATACCGGGCACTACGGCATCCATGCGCAGACGATAGTTTGGGATCAGATCGTCGGGCCGAAGGAGGCCGAACATGCCCGAGAAAATAATGGTGTTTTCCAGAAAGCGGCGCTGCGCGCCGGTTGGCAGTCCGGGAAAGTCCAGGGCCTGGTACATGACGCCCGGGCTGTAGCGATCAAGTGCAGCCATGCGAGGTGCTTTGTAGATGGCCAGGTTTACCTGAATGGCTTCTTCGAGCGCAGGGCCCTTCACGCCGAAAATCTTTTCCAGATCGTCGCCGCTTTGAATGACCTGTTGCACCGCATCGATCAGCCGTCGCCGCTCCGGATTCAGTTCGCTGAAATAGTTGAACGTGTTCGACGCGCGATAGTCGAACATATCAGGGGCCAGCGGATTCCCGCCGGACTTTTTGCCTTCGGCCGGCGGCAGCAGAATGGCGAATTCGGGCATGGATCCTGGCAGGCCGAACGATACAGGCTTCAGGAGTTCGCGGACGTCCGTTTCCGGCGTAGATCGCCCAGCAAGGCGTCAATATCCTGACGAATGTTTTCAGCTTCAGCGCGGGCACTCGCCACCAGGGCTTCGCCCGTGCGGCGCGCCTCGCCCGGCTTTGGCGGATGCAACAGTTGCTCCCCCAGGCGTTGGATGCGTTCGCCCAGATGCTCTAACTGGTAGGTCAGCCGTCGCCGCAACTGTCCACCTGTCTCGGGAGCAATCAGCAGGCCCATCACAAAGCCAACCACTCCTCCCAGCAGCGCGCCAAGCAGTCCGGCACGAACCACCTCACCTGTGGTGTACGTTTTTCTCATCCCTGTCTGGCTTGGCCCGTATTTAAACAACGAAAAGCTACGTCGAAAATCGACCGCAGCTTTTCTTACCGGATTAGCGTTTCTTCTTCTTGTGGCGGTTCTTGCGCAGCCGCTTTTTCCGCTTGTGGGTAGCAATTTTTTTCCGTTTCCGCTTCCGTCCGCAAGGCATAAGCCACTACGCTTTGGGCTGGTGGTAAAAATTCCATGCTGAGCAGGGTAAACGCTGAGCCTGACGGACCGGTTTCTCAGGTTATTGGCTGGCATCTGTGAAAAAGCAGCCGTATTTTCATTCTAACTCTACCCTGCGTCAGGTGACAGGCAGCATGCCTTCGCTGTTTTGTGCTCACACCAGACCTTTTCCGTACCTGGAAGCCGGGCCGGCCTCGGCTTTTCCGCCGGTTGTGTTGCTCTATGGCATGCTGGGCGAACCGGCAAACTGGGAGGCGACGGCTCAAGCGCTGAGCATAGCTGGCTACCGGGTACTGATCCCGCTACTTCCCATCTACGAATTGCCCCTGCAGGAGAGCAACCTGCCGGGTCTGGTTACCTTCCTGACACGTTTTCTGGACAGCCTCTCGCTTGAACGGGTCGTGCTGGCGGGGAATTCGCTGGGCGGACATCTGGCGCTGCTGTACGCGCTGCGCTCCCCCGAACGCGTGGTTGCCCTGGTGCTAACCGGTGCTTCGGGCATCTACGAAGTCGAACTGGGCACCTCGACGCTGCGACGCTACGACCGGGAGTATATCCGTGAGCGCGCAGCCCTGACGTTTTATGATCCCTGCCACGCGACCGACGAACTGGTGGATCGGGTGCAGGCCCTCCTTCACGACCGCCAGAAAGTACTCCGCCTGATCCGCATGGCCCGTTCAGCACAATCAGAAACCGTCATGGCGCGCCTGCACGAGCTCACCATGCCGGTGCTGCTCATCTGGGGACGTAATGACCGGATTACTCCTCCTGAAGTGGCAGAGACCTTTCGGAAACATTTACCGAACGCGACGCTGCACTATATCGACCGATGCGGACATGCCCCTATGATTGAGCAACCGGTGCACTTTAACAGGATTCTTCTGCAATTTCTGCACCGCCATACCCGAGCTGTTGTCTCAAACGGACGCACGCGGTCTGCTTTAGCGGACACGTCCATGCCCGCTTCGCCTTCTGTTCCCTCTTCTTCATAAGAGTCCTCTCTGCTGGCATGCTGCTTGCAGGGGATAGCTCATGGCTGCGCGCTCTGCCTCCTGGGTGTTGCATGCCACTTGCGGTGAGCCTCCGCCGATCGGGCAGGTACGAAGGGTGAGCGTACCTGCCCGATGCTTTTCTGGATCCTCCGGTTCGCCTGCCGGTACCTGTAGCAGTAGCTGCAGATCTGAGCTATGCGGAGCTCGCTGCTGATTCTGTTGCTGGGACTGGCCTCTGCGGGTTGCAGTCCACGCCTGGTTCCGCTCTACTACGATTACCGGCTGCCGGATACAACCGCAGCCGCCTTGCCTCCTGTAGCACGCGCACTACAAGCAGCAGGTTGGGAAACGACGCAGCTTACTCCCACACTTTTGCAAACCGCACCGCGGCCGTTGCAGCACTGGGGACTGTATCGCGTCATGGTGCGCCTGGAGGCCGTGCCAATCAATGGACGCTTTGTACGTCTGTTTATTCATCCCTACCGGCAGTACTTCACCGGCCGACGCAGCAAGATCCCTTATCTGCCGGCAGGCCTGCGGGCCACCCTGCTTCCTCGCCTGCATGCGGCCCTGCAGGCAGCCGGATTGACGCCAGCCGGCACGGCACTGGAGCGCGACCGCTCTCCGCTCCGCTAGTAAGGGAACTTTTTGAAGATTCATTGGGTTGGGAAAATGCGTTCTTTGATGGGGATGAACTGGTTTCGACGGGTGGTAGACGCACGGCAGGCTGCGTGCCGAGCTGCCTGGCATGCTCGTTAATCTCGCCAGGAAAAAGTAAGTGCGAACGACTACTCGTACGCGATGGCGGCCTAATTAAGCCCGCC comes from the Rhodothermus profundi genome and includes:
- a CDS encoding YaaA family protein, with the translated sequence MPEFAILLPPAEGKKSGGNPLAPDMFDYRASNTFNYFSELNPERRRLIDAVQQVIQSGDDLEKIFGVKGPALEEAIQVNLAIYKAPRMAALDRYSPGVMYQALDFPGLPTGAQRRFLENTIIFSGMFGLLRPDDLIPNYRLRMDAVVPGIGKVSRYWRPYISPILNALLKDRFVWNLLPAAHQEAWEDAHTYRQMVEVKFYQEEGGTRRPVSHGVKPLRGRLVNFIVREGLEGIEGLKAWQEAEGFMLDEEASQFDETTRRAVLVMVKRG
- a CDS encoding alpha/beta fold hydrolase, producing MPSLFCAHTRPFPYLEAGPASAFPPVVLLYGMLGEPANWEATAQALSIAGYRVLIPLLPIYELPLQESNLPGLVTFLTRFLDSLSLERVVLAGNSLGGHLALLYALRSPERVVALVLTGASGIYEVELGTSTLRRYDREYIRERAALTFYDPCHATDELVDRVQALLHDRQKVLRLIRMARSAQSETVMARLHELTMPVLLIWGRNDRITPPEVAETFRKHLPNATLHYIDRCGHAPMIEQPVHFNRILLQFLHRHTRAVVSNGRTRSALADTSMPASPSVPSSS
- a CDS encoding YtxH domain-containing protein, whose product is MRKTYTTGEVVRAGLLGALLGGVVGFVMGLLIAPETGGQLRRRLTYQLEHLGERIQRLGEQLLHPPKPGEARRTGEALVASARAEAENIRQDIDALLGDLRRKRTSANS